The following proteins come from a genomic window of Diadema setosum chromosome 20, eeDiaSeto1, whole genome shotgun sequence:
- the LOC140243332 gene encoding tRNA N(3)-cytidine methyltransferase METTL2-like: MTDPQGGGVMAAEEETSLMAESQVKRPQFGNRFLENPENVFQHNAWDNVTWDAEQLEAAKKKVEENSEKVVDSEKREEYETEADRYWDEFYSQHQNKFFKDRHWLFTEFPELSSGEHHEEATQAAACGTEAKSEAAMLSGVSGTDCQLLGSHPGSPKEDVTGENGMPSNDADVQGRQASSVTSELSSFPGASATRRILEVGCGVGNTIFPILQTNADPGLMVYGCDFSSVAVDIVKQHAEYDPKRCHAFVCNVSDTAATFPFPKESLDVIVMIFVLSAINPDKFQSTINTLSGLLRPGGMLLFRDYGRYDMAQLRFKKGRCLAENFYVRGDGTRVYFFTQEELRTLFTEAGLVEEQNLIDKRLQVNRGRQLTMYRVWIQCKYRKS; encoded by the exons ATGACAGACCCACAAG GGGGAGGAGTAATGGCTGCAGAGGAGGAGACAAGTCTGATGGCAGAGTCCCAAGTAAAGCGCCCTCAGTTCGGCAACCGCTTCTTGGAAAATCCTGAAAACGTATTTCAGCATAATGCATG ggatAATGTCACCTGGGATGCAGAACAGCTTGAAGCTGCCAAGAAGAAGGTGGAAGAGAATTCTGAAAAAGTAGTCGATTCCGAGAAGAGAG AAGAGTATGAGACAGAGGCAGACAGATACTGGGATGAGTTCTACTCACAACACCAAAACAAGTTCTTCAAGGACAGGCACTGGCTTTTCACAGAATTCCCAGAGTTATCATCAGGGGAGCATCATGAAGAGGCCACACAGGCTGCAGCATGTGGGACTGAAGCGAAGAGTGAGGCAGCGATGCTCTCTGGTGTGAGCGGTACAGATTGTCAATTATTAGGCAGCCATCCTGGTTCACCAAAGGAGGATGTGACAGGTGAGAATGGAATGCCAAGCAATGATGCAGACGTTCAGGGGAGACAGGCCTCCTCTGTCACATCAGAACTAAGCAGCTTTCCAGGTGCATCTGCAACAAGGCGAATTCTAGAAGTGGGATGCGGTGTGGGCAACACCATATTCCCCATCCTCCAGACGAACGCAGATCCTGGACTCATGGTCTATGGCTGTGACTTCTCGAGTGTGGCAGTCGACATTGTCAAGCAGCATGCCGAGTATGACCCAAAACGCTGCCATGCCTTTGTTTGCAATGTTAGTGACACAGCAGCCACATTTCCCTTTCCCAAGGAGAGCTTAGATGTTATAGTCATGATCTTTGTCTTGTCTGCAATCAACCCCGACAAATTCCAGTCCACCATCAACACTCTCAGCGGACTTCTGCGCCCAGGCGGCATGCTGCTCTTCCGTGACTATGGACGCTATGACATGGCACAGCTCCGCTTCAAGAAGGGTCGCTGCCTGGCCGAGAATTTCTATGTGCGAGGAGATGGCACACGAGTGTACTTTTTTACCCAGGAAGAGTTGAGGACGTTGTTCACTGAGGCAGGCTTGGTGGAAGAGCAAAACCTAATAGATAAACGTCTTCAAGTCAACAGAGGACGACAGCTAACCATGTACCGAGTTTGGATTCAGTGCAAATACAGAAAATCATGA